A window of the Gemmatimonadota bacterium genome harbors these coding sequences:
- a CDS encoding acyl-CoA carboxylase subunit beta, with amino-acid sequence MREKLELLERRRAESELGGGAERVKAQHAKGKLSARERLDVLLDEGTFVELDRFVTHRSSDFGLDQQRPYGDGVVTGYGRIGGRLVYVFSQDFTVFGGSLSEAHASKICKVMDLAVQNGAPMIGLNDSGGARIQEGVVSLGGYADIFLRNTLASGVIPQISAILGPCAGGAVYSPAITDFVYMVQGTSYMFVTGPNVVKTVTHEDVTMEALGGAGPHGATSGVSHFTMRSELECLDGIRQLLRFIPSNNVDDAPRGRGADPATRRDEGLLDVVPDNANRPYDMHEVLRRIVDDGEFLEVQQEFAQNILCGFAHLGGRSVGIVANQPAVLAGVLDIDASVKAARFIRFCDAFNIPLVTFEDVPGFLPGVAQEHGGIIKHGAKLLYAYCEATVPKVTVITRKAYGGAYDVMSSKHIRGDINLAWPTAEIAVMGPKGAVEILFKKEIADAPDQQAAMDARVAEYTDKFANPYVAAGRGYVDDIIDPRDTRPRLIDALEMLQHKRVTNPPKKHGCIPL; translated from the coding sequence ATGCGCGAGAAACTGGAACTCCTCGAGCGCCGCCGCGCCGAGTCGGAGCTCGGCGGCGGCGCCGAGCGCGTGAAGGCCCAGCACGCCAAGGGGAAGCTCTCCGCCCGCGAGCGGCTCGACGTCCTCCTTGACGAGGGGACCTTCGTCGAACTCGACCGCTTCGTCACGCACCGCTCCTCCGATTTCGGGCTCGACCAGCAGCGGCCTTACGGTGACGGCGTCGTCACCGGCTACGGTCGCATCGGCGGCCGCCTCGTCTACGTCTTCTCGCAGGACTTCACCGTCTTCGGCGGGTCGCTCTCCGAGGCGCACGCCTCCAAGATCTGCAAGGTGATGGACCTGGCCGTGCAGAACGGCGCCCCGATGATCGGCCTCAATGATTCGGGTGGCGCGCGCATCCAGGAGGGGGTCGTCTCGCTCGGCGGCTACGCCGACATCTTCCTGCGCAACACGCTGGCCTCGGGCGTCATCCCGCAGATCTCGGCGATCCTCGGCCCCTGCGCCGGGGGCGCGGTGTATTCGCCGGCGATCACCGACTTCGTGTACATGGTGCAGGGGACGTCGTACATGTTCGTGACCGGTCCCAACGTCGTGAAGACGGTCACGCACGAGGACGTCACGATGGAGGCCCTCGGCGGCGCCGGCCCGCATGGCGCGACCTCGGGCGTCTCCCACTTCACCATGCGGTCCGAGCTCGAGTGCCTCGACGGGATCCGCCAGCTGCTCCGCTTCATCCCGTCCAACAACGTCGATGACGCGCCGCGCGGCCGCGGTGCCGACCCGGCCACGCGGCGCGACGAGGGACTGCTCGACGTCGTCCCGGACAACGCGAATCGCCCGTACGACATGCACGAGGTGCTGAGGCGCATCGTCGATGACGGGGAGTTCCTCGAGGTACAGCAGGAGTTCGCGCAGAACATCCTCTGCGGCTTCGCGCATCTCGGCGGCCGGTCGGTCGGCATCGTCGCCAACCAGCCGGCCGTGCTCGCCGGCGTGCTCGACATCGATGCGAGCGTCAAGGCGGCGCGCTTCATCCGGTTCTGCGACGCGTTCAACATCCCGCTCGTGACCTTCGAGGACGTGCCAGGGTTCCTGCCCGGCGTCGCGCAGGAACATGGCGGCATCATCAAGCACGGCGCGAAGCTGCTCTACGCGTACTGCGAGGCGACGGTCCCCAAGGTCACGGTGATCACCCGCAAGGCGTACGGCGGCGCGTACGACGTGATGAGCTCCAAGCACATCCGGGGCGACATCAACCTCGCGTGGCCCACCGCCGAGATCGCGGTGATGGGGCCCAAGGGCGCCGTCGAGATCCTCTTCAAGAAGGAGATCGCGGATGCGCCAGACCAGCAGGCCGCGATGGATGCCCGGGTCGCCGAGTACACGGACAAGTTCGCCAACCCGTATGTCGCCGCCGGCCGCGGCTATGTGGACGACATCATCGACCCGCGCGACACGCGGCCGCGGCTGATCGACGCGCTCGAGATGTTGCAGCACAAGCGCGTCACGAACCCGCCGAAGAAGCACGGGTGCATCCCCCTGTGA
- a CDS encoding acetyl-CoA carboxylase biotin carboxylase subunit — translation MPAPRTLQKVLIANRGEIALRIVRACQELGIRSVAVYSDADATAPHVREADEAVHIGPAPAAESYLRGDHLIEVAKRVGADAIHPGYGFLSEREWFARAVRAAGLIWIGPPAEAIAAMGSKTAARTLAIAAGTPVVPGTTEPLRDAEEAATIAARFGFPVLLKAAAGGGGKGMRIVREAGEIAGALASAQREAKNAFGDDAVYVEKYIEGPRHVEIQILADQHGHCIALGERECSVQRRHQKMIEEAPSVAVTPDLRKRMGEAAVAAAKAAGYVNAGTCEFLLAQDGQFYFLEMNTRIQVEHPVTELVMGIDLVQWQLRIAAGEPLPFRESPAPRGWAIECRITSEDPANGFLPSTGRIEHLQVPTGPGVRWDGGITRGSVVGLSYDPMLAKLIVFAPDRASAIARMERALRELVIDGVETSREFHLRMLADEEFRRGDITIQWLEAKLPTLLAARPPAETVRAAAIAAALIASADRGAAAAPGQLPAASPAASSPAIAGANAWGRKARVEALRRG, via the coding sequence GTGCCCGCCCCGCGGACGCTCCAGAAGGTCCTCATCGCCAATCGCGGCGAGATCGCGTTGCGCATCGTGCGCGCCTGCCAGGAGCTCGGCATCCGCTCGGTCGCCGTCTACTCCGATGCCGATGCGACGGCGCCGCACGTGCGCGAAGCCGACGAGGCGGTGCACATCGGTCCGGCGCCGGCGGCCGAGAGCTACCTCCGGGGTGACCATCTCATCGAGGTCGCCAAGCGCGTCGGCGCGGATGCCATCCATCCCGGGTACGGCTTCCTCTCCGAGCGCGAGTGGTTCGCACGCGCGGTGCGCGCGGCGGGACTCATCTGGATCGGGCCGCCGGCGGAGGCGATCGCCGCGATGGGCTCGAAGACCGCCGCGCGCACCCTCGCGATCGCGGCGGGGACGCCGGTCGTGCCGGGCACGACCGAGCCACTGCGCGATGCCGAGGAGGCCGCGACGATCGCCGCGCGCTTCGGCTTTCCGGTGCTGCTGAAGGCGGCGGCCGGCGGCGGCGGGAAGGGGATGCGCATCGTGCGCGAGGCGGGCGAGATCGCCGGCGCGCTCGCGTCCGCCCAACGCGAGGCCAAGAACGCGTTCGGCGATGACGCCGTCTATGTCGAGAAGTACATCGAGGGCCCGCGGCACGTCGAGATCCAGATCCTCGCCGACCAGCACGGGCACTGCATCGCGCTCGGGGAGCGGGAGTGCTCCGTGCAGCGACGGCACCAGAAGATGATCGAGGAGGCCCCGAGCGTCGCGGTGACGCCGGACCTGCGGAAGCGGATGGGAGAGGCCGCCGTCGCCGCGGCGAAGGCGGCGGGGTACGTGAACGCCGGGACGTGCGAGTTCCTCCTCGCGCAGGACGGGCAGTTCTACTTCCTCGAGATGAACACTCGCATCCAGGTCGAGCACCCGGTCACGGAGCTGGTGATGGGCATCGACCTGGTGCAGTGGCAGCTGCGGATCGCGGCGGGCGAGCCCTTGCCGTTCCGCGAGTCACCCGCGCCGCGCGGCTGGGCCATCGAATGCCGCATCACGAGCGAGGACCCGGCCAACGGCTTCCTGCCGTCGACCGGGCGCATCGAGCATCTGCAGGTCCCGACGGGGCCCGGCGTGCGCTGGGACGGCGGGATCACGCGGGGCAGCGTCGTGGGCCTCTCGTACGACCCGATGCTCGCCAAGCTCATCGTATTCGCGCCGGACCGGGCGTCGGCGATCGCGCGGATGGAGCGGGCGCTGCGCGAACTCGTCATCGACGGCGTCGAGACCTCGCGCGAGTTCCACCTGCGCATGCTCGCCGACGAGGAGTTCCGCCGCGGCGACATCACCATCCAGTGGCTCGAGGCGAAGTTGCCGACGTTGCTGGCGGCGCGCCCCCCGGCCGAGACGGTGCGCGCGGCGGCGATCGCGGCGGCCCTCATCGCCAGCGCGGACCGCGGCGCGGCCGCGGCCCCGGGCCAGCTGCCTGCGGCATCGCCGGCTGCGTCCTCCCCGGCGATCGCCGGAGCGAACGCGTGGGGGCGGAAGGCGCGCGTCGAGGCGCTCCGGCGCGGATGA
- a CDS encoding class I SAM-dependent RNA methyltransferase: MTRQDPPRPAREGRTTRTTLEIASLAAGGDGVARQDGLVVFTPRTAPGDLVEADVRLEGRVGRGTLQRLVRGGPDRVEPTCEHYVAPDRCGGCQWQHLSLDAQREAKRRNVADAFARIARRPIAPPPIHGGDGWRYRRTLTLAIRRAGARTWAGLRAFDDPESVFDLQDCRITDERVLAAWRGILTAAHALPDEPRLRGTVRWLDDRASFVLEGGTEWPTLSEFLAAVPALGAIWWQAEGKRRRLVADRRPAEVPGASFAQVNAEVAERMQADVVAAVMAFAPATVVDCYSGSGETALALQSLGVQVAAVELDEEASAWAARGLRAPSRAIAARVEEFLPRLLPADVVVLNPPRAGVDARVTTALRERAPRAIVYVSCDPATLARDVARLEGWRVASVACYDMFPQTAHVETVCTLVPEAA, encoded by the coding sequence ATGACGCGACAAGACCCGCCTCGCCCGGCGCGCGAAGGCCGCACGACCCGGACCACCCTCGAGATCGCGAGCCTCGCGGCGGGCGGCGACGGCGTCGCGCGACAGGACGGGCTCGTGGTGTTCACGCCGCGCACCGCGCCCGGGGATCTCGTCGAAGCCGACGTGCGCCTCGAGGGGCGGGTGGGGCGCGGCACGTTGCAGCGGCTCGTGCGCGGCGGTCCCGACCGCGTCGAGCCGACCTGCGAGCACTATGTGGCACCCGACCGCTGCGGCGGATGCCAATGGCAGCATCTCTCGCTCGACGCGCAGCGTGAGGCCAAGCGTCGCAATGTCGCCGATGCGTTCGCGCGGATCGCGCGGCGTCCGATCGCCCCGCCACCCATCCACGGTGGCGACGGGTGGCGCTATCGCCGCACGCTCACGCTCGCCATCCGGCGGGCGGGCGCGCGCACCTGGGCGGGCCTGCGGGCCTTCGACGACCCGGAGTCGGTCTTCGACCTGCAGGACTGTCGCATCACCGATGAGCGGGTCCTCGCCGCCTGGCGCGGGATCCTCACGGCCGCGCACGCATTGCCGGACGAGCCGCGACTGCGCGGGACGGTGCGCTGGCTCGACGATCGCGCGTCGTTCGTGCTGGAGGGCGGGACGGAGTGGCCGACGCTCTCCGAGTTCCTCGCCGCGGTCCCGGCGCTCGGCGCGATCTGGTGGCAGGCGGAGGGGAAGCGACGGCGCCTCGTCGCCGATCGCCGCCCTGCCGAGGTCCCGGGGGCGTCGTTCGCGCAGGTGAACGCCGAGGTGGCCGAGCGGATGCAGGCCGACGTCGTCGCGGCGGTGATGGCATTCGCGCCGGCGACGGTCGTCGACTGCTACAGCGGGAGCGGGGAGACGGCGCTCGCGCTCCAGTCGCTTGGCGTGCAGGTCGCTGCGGTGGAGCTCGATGAGGAGGCGAGCGCGTGGGCGGCGCGCGGACTGCGGGCGCCGTCGCGTGCCATCGCCGCGCGGGTGGAGGAGTTCCTCCCGCGGCTCCTGCCGGCGGACGTCGTGGTGCTCAATCCGCCGCGCGCGGGGGTCGATGCGCGCGTGACGACGGCCCTGCGCGAACGCGCGCCGCGCGCGATCGTCTACGTGAGCTGCGATCCCGCCACCCTCGCGCGCGACGTGGCGCGGCTCGAGGGCTGGCGCGTCGCGTCGGTCGCGTGCTACGACATGTTCCCGCAGACCGCGCACGTCGAGACGGTGTGCACCCTGGTGCCGGAGGCGGCATGA
- a CDS encoding acetyl-CoA carboxylase biotin carboxyl carrier protein subunit, with product MDGWRFEVEALDERARAIKELSAAHAGPAGPTPVHAPMPGLIVRVQVAVGDRVHAGQGLVVMEAMKMENELRAPADGIVKAILAVPGQAVEKGAALVEFEPTA from the coding sequence ATGGATGGTTGGCGCTTCGAAGTGGAGGCGCTGGACGAACGCGCCCGCGCCATCAAGGAGCTCTCCGCCGCCCATGCCGGCCCCGCCGGGCCCACGCCGGTGCACGCGCCGATGCCCGGCCTCATCGTGCGTGTCCAGGTCGCCGTGGGGGATCGCGTGCACGCCGGCCAGGGACTCGTGGTGATGGAAGCCATGAAGATGGAGAACGAACTGCGCGCGCCGGCCGACGGCATCGTGAAGGCGATCCTCGCGGTCCCCGGCCAGGCGGTGGAGAAGGGCGCCGCGCTGGTGGAGTTCGAACCGACGGCCTAG